The genomic window TTGGGTTCATCGCGAACTATCTGACCATCCTTTAGAACAATATGTCTTTCAGCATACTGTGCAAGGTCCATGTCGTGAGTTACCATCACCACGGTCTTTCCCCTCTCTTTCCAGAGCCTTTGAAGAATGTTCATAACCTCGCGTCCGGTCTTACTGTCCAGTGCACCGGTTGGTTCATCTGCAAGAATAAGCTCCGGATCACAAGCCAGTGACCTTGCAATAGAAACACGTTGCTGCTGCCCACCTGAAAGTTGGCTGGGCCTGTTGTTCAGCTTGTCTGACAGGCCGACCATTTCAAGGGCTTCCTTTGCCCTTTCCATGGCAATGTTGTCTTCAAATTCCTGGATCTCAAGAGGCAGGAGAACATTTTCAAGAGCTGTCATTCCCGGGATCAGGTTATACTGCTGAAAAACGAATCCGATGGTCTTCCCCCTGAGTGTGGAAAGGTCTGATTCGGTCATTTCAGATATATTCCTTGACTTGAGGAAGATCTCCCCATCGGATGGGATATCAAGACAACCTACGAGGTTCATCATTGTGGATTTTCCACTCCCTGATGGTCCTATGATAGCTGCAAACTCTCCACGGTCTATGGAGACACTCACATTTTGGAGGGCATTCACCTGCACTTCACCCATCTGGTAGGTTTTCCAGACATCCCTGAAAGTGATCAGTGGTTCTGACATAGATCGTTGTAAATACTGACATCTATAAAAACGAGAAGTAGTTGAAAAAGATAGTTTAACTACATTTTTTTTATATACCAGCTCTGATATAGAACCCGGCATGGCAATTGATGCTATTGATGCAATACTGACACCGAAAATACTCGAGATGTCAACAGAAATGACATCCATGTACACACTAACGGATGTTGTATTCGATGTTGTTGCATATCCTGTCATGGCTATTCTTGCACTGATGATCTATCTGGAAATTGCCAAACTTTATTCAATTAGCCAGTATGAGGGATTGAAGCATTTCAAAAATACCTTCTTTTTCTTCGGTGTTGGAAATCTTGCAATTCTTACAATGATGATCTCAATGGTAATTGCAAAATTTTCATTGGAAGTCGGAACATTATTCTTTCTTTTTGTGGGAATCCCTGCACTGCTATTAGCAGGTTGTTCTTTCTGGATAGCAAATACTGAGCTACTCTATACCATAACGTGGCGGTTTTTTGATAATATTTCCACAAAAAGGAGATATAAATCAATGTTTTTCCTGGCCTTAATGGCATTCGTCCTTATAGATGTAATAGCATACGGAGTTATTTCAGAATATTATGGACTTACCAGTACAATTATGTACAAAGGAAGTATATTTATACTGATTCTTCTGTTAATAAGATCAAATCTCAGATCTTCCGGAAGAATAGGTTCAATAAAACATCCTTACTACCTCGGACTTATAATTATATTTACACTGAACTTCCTGGGAACTTTTAGTGATCTGATATCAGAAGATACCATAGCAGGAATTATCATAAATGGACTGACGATCGTAGCTTATTTTATTATTCTTAAGGGAATTCGAAAATGGACTCGCATTCTAACAATATG from Methanococcoides methylutens includes these protein-coding regions:
- a CDS encoding ABC transporter ATP-binding protein, coding for MSEPLITFRDVWKTYQMGEVQVNALQNVSVSIDRGEFAAIIGPSGSGKSTMMNLVGCLDIPSDGEIFLKSRNISEMTESDLSTLRGKTIGFVFQQYNLIPGMTALENVLLPLEIQEFEDNIAMERAKEALEMVGLSDKLNNRPSQLSGGQQQRVSIARSLACDPELILADEPTGALDSKTGREVMNILQRLWKERGKTVVMVTHDMDLAQYAERHIVLKDGQIVRDEPNDIFSEDLSRTKFADINMQKR